TGCCTAGTTCAATGAGACGACGAATTTGAGTTGCACTACACTTAAGAATGGAATTGTCaaactttttattttgtttagtaAAACAGGTGCTTAGTGATCCAAGGAAATGCATTTTAGTTTTCTACTTTTTGCTTTAGTATATGCTCAAACTTATTTTAGTACGTCATAGCATTCATGCAAATTCACCAGAAACAGCTTAAAACAATATGATCATGACTCATCTGATATTGCATGGGGGGAATAACAGATGGTTAATATGTAAGAAGGAATGTTAACATCTTTCCAATAATGTTTAACCAACAATAGAGTAGCACAAATGAGCTATAAGAAACAGTAACTACTTCTCAATTAAAACAATCCATTGGTTGCAAGGTACCTGCTGGGCAGTTTATAGACCCCCGGTGCTGGTGTAACATCTTGCACCTTTTGTTCTTAactgttttctttttcctttttttctttttttaaatagaattcTTAATCACTTTCATTTAATAATATAATGTGTAGCTTGTCTAACTACAGTAAAAAGGGAGTACcaagtgcatgaggctcccgccactacggggtctggggagggtcataatgtacacagccttaccccctgcttcacggagaggctgtttcttgTCTAACTACACTATAGTTATATATAGAATATAAAAATCATATCATTTCTATGCATCAAGAAATTATGCGTAAAATCATTCATTGAAAGAGCATACAAAGGACTGACCAAGAATGTAACAATAAAAtctgcaacagaaaaactagtTTCATATGTAAACAATGCCTAAAAATTAAGACAAGCTTATAGACGGATGAGCTCAGAACACGGAGGCTGGAGCCATTCATTCACATGTATTTCATAAAAGGAAGAGACTCACCGGATATTGATCTAATAGTGAACCCTTTTGATTCTTTCCAGGAGTTAGTGGATGACTGTGCTCCTTCACAAATCTGGAAATAGTCCATTTCCCTGAACTGAGTCTTTTTACAGCAATCATCGCTTTGCAACCAAGCCTTGTGGGTGCCCGTGGCTTGATTACACTCCGACGCTTATCAGGTACTCGGAAACCCTCTTTGTTACACACATATTCCCGACCAATAATAGCCCGATCACGCCTTGAACGATAGACTTTGTTTGAGCGGGCTATGAATCCCGTCCGCATAGCATATGCACTATAAAATGCATGTACAGCTGTTTCAGACTCAAACTCCATACCCACTTGTGGTTCTAAATTTGCATTCCCTTCACTTCCAGCTAAAGTTCTTCCAGAAGAACTCTGAGATACTATATCATTCTCACCCTGATGTATCTCCCCTTGATCAGAACTTTCAACCAATTCATTGTTATGACCCTCTCTAACAACCGTAGCTGTGGGATTCCCTAATTCCTCCCCACTAACCCCCAAATGAAGTCCAAAATCCACTGCCACACAAAATTTTATTCTATTACTTTCCGTACCCACATGAATATTTGTCCAAATAAAACAACCAATTGTTTCAAACGAAAcctgattttttcaaaagaattcaGCAGCAGAATATGCATTTCAAACAAGGATTGACCAAATCAATAGTATTTGTTCTGAAATCAAGGCATAATCCCAGAAAcaagaaacaataaaaattaaattaaaaattttcttagaaaaagaataaaatcttTGTAAGACAGACCCTAATGGTGGATGATTTCAGAAACAAATTCAAATTTCCATACGAAATACCAGCGAAAGATTACTTTAGATAATTGAGAAAAAGCTTACTGAATTTCCCTATTGTCGTTTGACTGTAAAGACTGAATAGCCCACGAAAAACGATCGATCAAAAAGAGTAAAAACAGACCGATCGGGAAAAGAATTCAGGCGCTATTGAGCTTTGGAGTCATGGCTTTGTGCTTTGAACGTGACGAGAGTCGGCCTTAAACCGCATGGTTTCTCTATATTTGTTTTGGAACTGGGAGGGGACTCGGGAGGGGGGCAATCGGATCCTCTCCTAAGCGTCATCGAATATCGATACGTATATAAGTGGTGATCCAACGATTTTGAACGCGACGTTTCTATTATCTATCATGATCGATAGAAACATAATTGCTGGATCATCATTTGAACACGTGTCAATCACCAAGAAGATAATTATAAATTGAGACTAATTGGATCCAAACAGGGAGCGATTCAGTCACCCAAGGTACTACATACTTTATGATTATGCCATCTGTCCGAATAGTGTATCCTACAATTCGTTTTTATCCAAGAAGGAAATGACAGAAAGAAAAACATCTAGAGTAGCTATCAAGTGATTAATCATCATATTGGAATCGGATTGATAACGTTTCTTGCCCCGTCCCTTTTTTACTAAAGGGATCAATCTCTCGTCAGTTCGGTTGATTTGGATGATGATCAGTGGTGTGGAATCCAACCTCAAGCAGATCatatatagggagagggttctaGGGTTCTAGGGTTCTTGGGCATAGGGGAGTAGGATCTGGGTCCTCTTCATAGAGCCCAGGGACCAAGGATGGGAGGGCTAGGCACACGTCCTGAGGTCACCTCAatcgtgggatcactctctggttACTGGGCTCTATAGAGAGGAATTCTAAGGGGTGTATTCATGAGGTGTGATAAAATGTGTCATACTGTAAAGGGTAAtaaagtcatttcatgtgaagaaagagatagacataaaGGAACTAGTGTACCCACCCCGACAGCTCTGAGAACCTTTTCCCTTCATTATAATTAACATTTAgcttgaaaaaatcaaacatttaaCCAAGTAAAATGTGTGGGGTTGGACTTGGTCACCTCATGAGCTTTGTAATTCATtctcttagattttttttttttccccttcttataTGTAAAGAGAAGGCATTAATTAAACGAAACATATTCTGCGTCATCTAAGAAAGAAGTCAACGGCATACATAACTTGACTACACTGCCCTCTTATGAGCAATAGAAACATCCCTCCTAGTTCTTGTTTCAACTTCAACCGATTCAAAACAACCCATTAGATTGCAAATATCATACAACAAACTAAAAGAGTTACAAAGCGTGAACCTGTTTGTCAAAAATTTGCAACCAATACATGGTAGAATGGGAAAGTGTGCAGCCATGCCAGAGTCGTATGACTATTGACACCATAATTTGGATTTTTAGTGGACCGattctgtaataccctacttcttaaacccggtctgattacacggttgacccggtttaactatgcaggacccgaaccggagagagttagagcgggctccttatggactatgatggcaagggtgaccttaaacaccggctggcccgacaagtccgagccagtgccagaagagacgggagtacccaagccgtgtacatgcacctatcataaggccatgtacggataaagcaggtattgtagccgtatattaaggtgtatacgtatattNNNNNNNNNNNNNNNNNNNNcaagcttaaacccttgatttgagtagggtttcttgagatcttgtaaatcccctttgaaatgatgaatctaaggtttgatagatgatttatgtgttgatcttgaaggatttgaagaggtattgacaaggttggagaagcattgtagatttgaagtgattttggggttttgaaggtgttcttgagcaaagaaggtaagatggtttcccatcacttgaatctaacctaaatctaggttagaaccatcctataggactttgaaagtgtgaagaatgggttgggaaaagcccccatttgaatccccaaagaatggaggaagttgggaagaaacaacaggttttccgtcaagaccggtgggccaaaccggtgggccatctggcccgcctgtgggcacccgcctgagagggcagggccttcgggcacaatcggcgggccagaccggtgggctaattggcgggccaccctgcccgccggtcttaacAGGCCcctctggcccaaccgacgggccaacctgcccaccaatccagaccggtgggccagacaggtgggctgtctgacccacctgtggggccctgaatgtgatttttacgtccgattggacccaaatcggacgtgtgacctccttttaggattctaaacatgatcgtgtcattggatcgtgtttattttgattccaaaatagtgaagtactaaccccgctcaatcatgttaggttcaccaaaacctACGtgtctcgcaccggatctcacccgtaccgaacgggaatccttgtacacaacaagtaagtggggagaggatgttggccttgtttcaaggcattgtttggcattcatttaattgtatctagtctagtcatgccatcatgaaaatgctatgtagattagtcatcctcacattgttatgcatgtgtgctatgtttactttctaaatgccaagtgatgagatgcttatgtgatgaatgttgacatcattgtgcataatgcattaataggctagatgtcgtagtcggcttggacacgagtgcattggtggcccgtggtatgggacgcgatggcactatgcaatcgtactattgtcatataggagcatgcggtttaggattttcaccgtcccgtgctacgacccttcccaacaagggttaaggtgttgggttaccatttggggggaagcagtggtcgcggttgtcgggtcactgtggcggttagacataacgcctggtgggtcattaggacagtccccggtggtatattcaagagggccaatcgtactgcttttaaattgctggagtcagcacctttaatttcagtcatttacatttctgttgagagccggtggtcggcatgtttttactttttcgagtactcacggtgggccttctccgatagccctatgggcgtatcgcgggatggagttcgcggctcgtacccggagtatacgcgcattgtggctgtagtagcactaaaccaaagacttagtaatgttgcttaggtggatgtgatttaaaatgtattgcatggcatgtagtgcatatgattgtgttttgatgtgtggactgctgtgtggtccatcttaccacttactgagctagtgaactcatcccatgggtacccccctttttagatgattttgcaagtcatacATATGacgagcatggggtgggtcccacagtcgagttccctgaagaggactggtgggcctctgaggagttagagcacggcactgactgctcgtgcgagagttgtgctgcgggaccgcagttctgatgccgagctgagctccacttttgaggctgagctgagctctaccatgtgatgccgagctaggctcaaaccttgatgccgagctgagctctagcctttgatactgagccgagttgtgtactctgattattttgagggtttcctttatgtacttgatatgtgaattgtacttttattttgtaaatatcatgccttcgggcccacatgtatataactattgtatcataattcgggtatcaagtattatgggaacatTCACAGGTAAatctagtcttccgctgatctgatgagcttatattagttgtgtgtatgctgtggtggaatacagtatcagatgatcctggcaggtatgggttaaccggtgttaacccggtcactggcccggttcagtgtgaacggggtgtgacaacggtggtataagagcatgatgctctgctccactcacagcataccattagaatcccgtagaatctataatagggaaatggggttgggttaatgtaaaagctttaaagagtaaaagccaaggaaagaagtattaaaaagggttgcatttagatgttgcattcatggcatgcgtgagagtagataaaaagtaataagttgatgttataacctatcgagtactagtttgatgaaatttcggcagcataacggcgtaaaatgggatttccaaaaatttttcacacaaacatctgataaacaatatattcatatatgacgatgatcaaaagtagcaaaatacaccacaactaaactacacaagtattcaacatatgaattcaccataaaaatcgctatcaaaatatattattccacaaatgattctAGTTACattacaaatacaaggaatgagaaaagaaatgaagtatacaacaaggtccaataaaaaaggaaatagatgagaagctggtgtgggcgagctaagccctcactgatcatcgtcgtcgtcatctatgatcaccacgttcgtcggaggtctagagttgacgtcgaggcgatggtcgtagtagtcaaacctcgcgttcactagc
This window of the Macadamia integrifolia cultivar HAES 741 unplaced genomic scaffold, SCU_Mint_v3 scaffold1235, whole genome shotgun sequence genome carries:
- the LOC122063179 gene encoding protein FAR1-RELATED SEQUENCE 5-like; translation: MDFGLHLGVSGEELGNPTATVVREGHNNELVESSDQGEIHQGENDIVSQSSSGRTLAGSEGNANLEPQVGMEFESETAVHAFYSAYAMRTGFIARSNKVYRSRRDRAIIGREYVCNKEGFRVPDKRRSVIKPRAPTRLGCKAMIAVKRLSSGKWTISRFVKEHSHPLTPGKNQKGSLLDQYPVSLFLL